Proteins from a single region of Desulfatibacillum aliphaticivorans DSM 15576:
- a CDS encoding 1-acyl-sn-glycerol-3-phosphate acyltransferase, translating to MLDFLKMRDIDALDNRDLGLIDWVSPLTGRLLKAYFRASVHGLENVPRGPALYVGNHNMGMMTLDTFIFFAEAYKVLGVDALPYGLAHDLPIRLPGVNQVLTKMGGIRACQENAAKAFAQGKKVVVYPGGDADAWRPFKHRNKIVFSGRRGYMKLALKEKVPIIPFVAAGAQSTTIIVSDNQWLAKALGMDKWLRTKVWPLTLCLPWGIAPGPAPVFLPYPAKIKIEAMKPIRFRRRGPKAAEDLDYVNQCADKVEAAMQKTLTRLAGELKGEKTA from the coding sequence ATGCTGGATTTTCTGAAAATGCGGGACATCGACGCCTTGGATAACAGGGACCTTGGCCTGATCGACTGGGTTTCCCCTTTGACGGGCAGGCTGTTGAAGGCTTACTTCCGCGCTTCGGTGCACGGTCTGGAGAACGTCCCCCGGGGGCCGGCGTTGTACGTAGGCAACCACAATATGGGGATGATGACCCTGGACACCTTTATTTTCTTTGCGGAGGCGTACAAGGTTTTGGGCGTGGACGCCCTGCCCTACGGACTGGCGCACGACTTGCCCATCAGGCTTCCCGGGGTCAATCAAGTGCTGACTAAAATGGGTGGAATCCGGGCCTGCCAAGAGAACGCGGCCAAGGCCTTCGCACAAGGCAAAAAAGTGGTGGTCTATCCCGGAGGAGACGCGGACGCCTGGAGGCCCTTCAAGCACAGGAACAAGATCGTCTTCAGCGGGCGCCGGGGATACATGAAGCTGGCTCTAAAAGAAAAGGTTCCCATCATTCCCTTTGTGGCGGCGGGCGCCCAGTCGACGACCATTATCGTGAGCGACAACCAATGGCTCGCCAAGGCCCTGGGCATGGATAAATGGCTGCGCACCAAGGTGTGGCCCCTCACCTTGTGCCTGCCGTGGGGAATTGCACCCGGGCCGGCGCCGGTCTTTCTGCCTTATCCGGCCAAGATCAAAATCGAAGCCATGAAGCCCATACGATTCCGCCGCCGCGGCCCCAAAGCCGCGGAGGACCTTGATTACGTCAATCAATGCGCCGACAAGGTGGAAGCCGCCATGCAGAAAACCCTCACTCGCCTGGCTGGCGAGCTTAAGGGTGAAAAAACCGCCTGA